The genomic DNA CTCGTTTATTGAGTCCCGGCTCTTGCCGGGGCCAGTATAGCACCGTTGGTGGCCTCATACTCCGCTGGTGGCAGGTAGCCGATGGCGCTGAAGAGACGCCGGTTATTGAACCAATCCACCCACTCCAAGGTTGCCAACTCCAGGTCTTCCCTGCCGCGCCA from Chloroflexota bacterium includes the following:
- a CDS encoding IS3 family transposase — encoded protein: WRGREDLELATLEWVDWFNNRRLFSAIGYLPPAEYEATNGAILAPARAGTQ